One segment of Spartobacteria bacterium DNA contains the following:
- the leuD gene encoding 3-isopropylmalate dehydratase small subunit, whose product MKRTFGGKVLFLNRADINTDEIIPARYLTEIDKEALGPHLLEDLNLEGFDAASDTMKHAQVVITRENFGCGSSREHAVWAFEVNGYNAVIAPSYARIFRKNMFNSGLLAIELTDDQIDGLFKFAGLHDVTMDIDLAEQVLVMHAGDVVTTYAFELSPFDKAVVDASGWVEYADSNY is encoded by the coding sequence ATGAAACGTACATTTGGTGGAAAAGTTCTTTTTTTGAACCGGGCAGATATCAATACCGATGAAATCATTCCGGCACGGTACCTTACAGAAATTGATAAGGAAGCATTGGGACCTCATTTGCTGGAAGATTTGAATCTGGAAGGCTTTGATGCGGCATCGGATACGATGAAACACGCACAGGTGGTTATCACGCGGGAAAACTTTGGCTGCGGCTCATCCCGTGAACATGCCGTCTGGGCCTTCGAGGTCAATGGATACAATGCGGTGATTGCGCCGAGTTATGCGCGCATTTTCCGCAAAAATATGTTCAACAGTGGATTGCTGGCCATTGAACTCACGGATGATCAGATCGACGGCTTGTTCAAATTCGCCGGACTGCATGATGTGACGATGGATATCGATCTTGCCGAGCAGGTGCTCGTCATGCACGCCGGTGATGTGGTCACCACCTATGCCTTCGAGCTGTCGCCCTTTGATAAAGCGGTGGTGGATGCCAGTGGCTGGGTGGAATACGCCGACAGTAATTATTGA